Part of the Paenibacillus guangzhouensis genome is shown below.
TATCATCATCATGCGAGGCCATCTGCACCCCTTGCGATATCGCATAATCCGCGAGACGCTGAAGCACGTCCCAATCGACGTTCTGCTTGAACTCAACCAATTGGTTGAGGAGAGCTTCCGCCTCTTCTTCCGTGATCTGCTCATACGCAGCAAGATATTGGCGATAAGATTCCCAGTTCCCGTATTGGCCTTGCCCTGGGGTATGATCCATCAATGACAAGAAATCGATCTGATTCTCGCTAATAAGATCATGAACCTGCTGAATGCCCGCCACATTCGTAATCTCGTACCGATAATGAATCCGATGCCGGATCATCGAGGAGGCCTGGCGTTTGCGCCCGACATAACGAATTATTCGTGCGACCATCTCATCATTGCGCACCGTTGTGCCGTCGGAGGAACAGATCGAATGAAACAGGGTCGTGATCCCGTAACCCGCCATCTTCTTCTCAAGGCTCGCCATCGCCAGCTCTAGCGGAAAAATACTGCTAGGACGCGGTGAAATCTCCTTCTCAATCGAATCGCAATGCAGCTCGATCATGCCTGGCATCACATACATGCCCCCAGCATCCACGACCACGCAAGACTCCCCCGATACAGTAGCTGAAAGCCCTGACGCTTCCTGCACTTCTGCTCGAATCACTTCCTTAATCAAGCCGTCTTGGATAACAAGGTGTCCCTTCACGATTTCATCTGGCAGAATCATCTGCGCATTCGTTATGATTGTTGTCAACATTACACTCCTACACCCCCGACGAGCAGAACAGTCCGCCCACCATATTGAATTCCTTATCCACGACCGATTCCATGAAATCGAGGTCATGAAAAATACCAATCATGCTCGTGCCAAGGCTCTTCAGCTCCATAATCTTATCGCGCACAAAAGCCTTCGAGGCCTGATCGAGCGATGCCGTTGGTTCATCAAGCAAAAGGAACCGAGGGCGTTTCACCATCGCCCGAGCGAGATTCAGACGCAGCTTCTCTCCACCGCTGAACGTGTTCGGATAAGCATGCCAGAGCGGCTCTCTGAGCTGGAAATGGCGCAGCATCTCTGCTGCTTCGTCTACCGCTTCCTGCTGCGACTTCCCGTTCATCACGAGCACCTCGATCACTGCTTCAAAGGCCGTAACCCGCGGCAGCAGCTTCAAAAACTGCGAGACATATCCGATTTCCTGATGTCTAATGTCGAGCACCTCACGCTCTGTCGCCTTCGCCAGATCCACCCGCCCGTACGACAATGAGTTATACCAAATTTCCCCCGCCGTCGGAATGTAAGTGCGATAGATGCATTTCAGGATCGTCGATTTCCCCGCTCCGCTCTTCCCTGTAATGCCAATAAACTCACCGGAATGGAGCGTCATGTTGATATCGCTGCAGCCGGCGATTTGCTTCTGATCGAACTCGTGCAGTGTAAAAGATTTATATAAATTGCGAATTTCGAGCAAGTTATCCATCGAGAACGCCTCCTAGATCATGGAGTTAATTAATGTCTGGGTATATGGGTGCTGCGGATCTTCCATGATCTGATCCGTCAGTCCCTTCTCAACAATACGTCCGTTCTTCATCACGACAGTACGCTGTGTCAGCATCCGAATGACTGCAAAATCATGCGAGACGACGATCATACTGATGCCAAGTTCCCGCTGTATCTGCCGGATCAAATCGAGCACCCGCGCCTGCACGGACACATCCAGCCCTGTCGTCACTTCATCGAGCAGCAAAAGAGGTGGATTGTTCGCCAGCGCCTTGGAGATCTGAACTCGCTGCTGCATTCCGCCACTGAAATATTTAGGCTGATCATCCATCCGTTCAATCGGGATTTGCGTCTGACCGAGCAAGTCCTTCGCCCGTTCTCGGATCTCACTAACATTGCGCCATTCGGCCATCAGCAGCTTTTCTGCAATATTGCCGCCGCTCGAATGGGATAATCGTAGACCTAAATGCGGATTCTGATACACCATCCCCATCAGGTGATTGCGCACCCAGCGCTTCTGCTGACGACTCAACTCGAACAGATTGTCTTCTCCATTCTCGTAGACTTGCAATTGAAAATCGCCTGTCGTCGGCTCCTCGTCGAAATATAAAGTTTTGACCAGCGTACTCTTGCCAGAGCCGCTCTCTCCGATAATCCCCAGTACTTCGCCAGGATACAGCTCCAGATGAATATCTGCGCAAGCAATGACGGTCCCGCAGTTCGGACAGACGTTCCGCCCATGCTCCGGACCTGTAAGCGACATGCAGGAAGAACATCCCGCACCGTATTGTTTACTTAAATTATTAATTCGCAGGATTGGTCCCATCCCAGATCCCCCCGATCTCCACAGATTCGCCTGCTGCTCGCCGCTGCCGTTTCTCACAATAAC
Proteins encoded:
- the phnM gene encoding phosphonate metabolism protein PhnM, whose translation is MLTTIITNAQMILPDEIVKGHLVIQDGLIKEVIRAEVQEASGLSATVSGESCVVVDAGGMYVMPGMIELHCDSIEKEISPRPSSIFPLELAMASLEKKMAGYGITTLFHSICSSDGTTVRNDEMVARIIRYVGRKRQASSMIRHRIHYRYEITNVAGIQQVHDLISENQIDFLSLMDHTPGQGQYGNWESYRQYLAAYEQITEEEAEALLNQLVEFKQNVDWDVLQRLADYAISQGVQMASHDDDTTAKVDYMHRLGAVISEFPVKLDAAKYAAEQGMYVSIGAPNIVRGGSHNNNMRAMDAVEAGVAHILCSDYFPAALLPSVFKIAETIGNLAEAVKMVTYHPAQSLGIEASYGSIAVGHTADLLLVEEAGGYPVVRKTWVGGTLVHEANYAWEAAADDRFALSYENLG
- a CDS encoding phosphonate C-P lyase system protein PhnL, whose translation is MDNLLEIRNLYKSFTLHEFDQKQIAGCSDINMTLHSGEFIGITGKSGAGKSTILKCIYRTYIPTAGEIWYNSLSYGRVDLAKATEREVLDIRHQEIGYVSQFLKLLPRVTAFEAVIEVLVMNGKSQQEAVDEAAEMLRHFQLREPLWHAYPNTFSGGEKLRLNLARAMVKRPRFLLLDEPTASLDQASKAFVRDKIMELKSLGTSMIGIFHDLDFMESVVDKEFNMVGGLFCSSGV
- a CDS encoding ATP-binding cassette domain-containing protein, whose protein sequence is MGPILRINNLSKQYGAGCSSCMSLTGPEHGRNVCPNCGTVIACADIHLELYPGEVLGIIGESGSGKSTLVKTLYFDEEPTTGDFQLQVYENGEDNLFELSRQQKRWVRNHLMGMVYQNPHLGLRLSHSSGGNIAEKLLMAEWRNVSEIRERAKDLLGQTQIPIERMDDQPKYFSGGMQQRVQISKALANNPPLLLLDEVTTGLDVSVQARVLDLIRQIQRELGISMIVVSHDFAVIRMLTQRTVVMKNGRIVEKGLTDQIMEDPQHPYTQTLINSMI